The following are from one region of the Arcobacter defluvii genome:
- the coaBC gene encoding bifunctional phosphopantothenoylcysteine decarboxylase/phosphopantothenate--cysteine ligase CoaBC, whose amino-acid sequence MLLKNKKILVGVCGSIAIYKTLELIRLYVKAGAQVRVIMTEGAKKFINPITFEAISQNKVLDESSECWDKSQDYNHIDIGKWSDIFVIAPASANTINALANGFGTNLLLQTALAYPRMKLIAPAANTNMLKNPITQASLKMLKLCNYEIVSSQTKELVCKDVGDGAMAEPTDIFDVTCKELLKDEYWINRRVVLSGGGTVEKIDDVRYISNFSSGKMASSLAKALYYKGADVCLVSTRGYENLPKDIHLIKVQSSNEMYEYLVDSIRVAKKGVLTKPTLMDNSTPTLIMKRPFLFMVAAVSDYLPSYPQEGKLKKELIGTLWNLELKQNMDILKSLDKEEIVSIGFKAEMDETTAMNSATKMLENKNLDGVCLNILNDENSFGSDNNNIELILKNSSYEFKGSKLDVSLEILENLQREFSQYE is encoded by the coding sequence ATGCTTTTAAAAAATAAAAAAATATTAGTAGGAGTTTGTGGCTCAATTGCTATTTATAAAACTTTAGAGTTAATTAGACTTTATGTAAAAGCAGGTGCACAAGTTCGAGTTATTATGACCGAGGGTGCAAAGAAGTTTATAAATCCAATCACATTTGAAGCAATTTCACAAAATAAAGTTTTAGATGAAAGTAGTGAATGTTGGGATAAAAGTCAAGATTATAATCATATAGATATTGGAAAATGGTCTGACATTTTTGTAATTGCGCCAGCTAGTGCAAATACAATTAATGCTTTAGCAAATGGGTTTGGAACAAATCTTTTACTTCAAACTGCGCTTGCCTATCCAAGAATGAAACTAATAGCACCAGCAGCAAATACAAATATGCTAAAAAATCCAATTACACAAGCAAGTCTAAAAATGTTAAAGCTTTGTAATTATGAGATTGTTTCATCACAAACAAAAGAGTTAGTTTGTAAAGATGTTGGTGATGGAGCAATGGCTGAGCCAACTGATATTTTTGATGTTACTTGTAAAGAACTTTTAAAAGATGAGTATTGGATAAATAGAAGAGTTGTTTTAAGTGGTGGTGGAACGGTTGAAAAGATAGACGATGTTAGATATATTTCAAATTTTTCATCTGGGAAAATGGCTTCAAGTTTGGCTAAAGCTTTGTATTATAAAGGTGCAGATGTCTGCTTGGTTAGCACACGAGGTTATGAAAATTTACCAAAAGATATTCACCTAATAAAAGTTCAAAGCTCAAATGAAATGTATGAATATTTAGTTGATTCAATAAGAGTTGCTAAAAAAGGAGTTCTTACAAAACCTACTTTGATGGATAATTCAACTCCTACTTTGATTATGAAGCGACCATTTTTATTTATGGTAGCTGCTGTTAGTGATTACTTACCCTCTTATCCACAAGAAGGGAAACTAAAAAAAGAGTTAATAGGAACACTATGGAATTTAGAGTTAAAACAAAATATGGATATTTTAAAATCACTTGATAAAGAAGAGATTGTTTCTATTGGATTTAAAGCAGAGATGGATGAAACTACAGCAATGAATAGTGCTACAAAAATGCTTGAAAATAAAAATCTTGATGGTGTATGTTTAAATATTTTAAATGATGAAAATAGTTTTGGAAGTGATAATAATAATATAGAATTAATTTTAAAAAATAGTTCTTATGAATTTAAAGGTTCAAAATTAGATGTTTCTTTAGAAATTTTAGAAAATTTACAAAGAGAGTTTAGCCAATATGAATGA
- a CDS encoding di-trans,poly-cis-decaprenylcistransferase produces the protein MNDIKIPSHIAIIMDGNGRWATERGFNRTAGHEEGAKTVRRITSYCAKIGVKYLTLYAFSTENWERPKLEVEFLMKLLDRYLKNELNVYLENNIRFKAIGDLSKFSKNLQKTITETEIKTSNCTGLTQVLALNYGSKDEIIRAIKKLNDLNLEINEKNLESCLDTAGMGDVDILIRTSGEIRLSNYLLWQNAYAEMFFTQTYWPDFTESELDDILSDFSKRERRFGGI, from the coding sequence ATGAATGATATAAAAATTCCATCTCATATAGCAATAATTATGGATGGAAATGGAAGATGGGCAACGGAACGAGGATTTAATAGAACAGCAGGTCACGAAGAAGGAGCTAAAACAGTTAGAAGAATCACTTCATATTGTGCAAAAATTGGCGTAAAATATCTAACTTTATATGCTTTTTCAACTGAAAATTGGGAAAGACCAAAACTTGAAGTAGAATTTTTGATGAAACTTCTTGATAGATATTTAAAAAATGAATTAAATGTTTATTTAGAAAATAATATAAGATTTAAAGCAATTGGAGATTTAAGTAAGTTTTCAAAGAATTTACAAAAAACGATAACTGAAACAGAAATAAAAACTTCAAATTGCACGGGTTTAACCCAAGTTTTAGCTTTAAATTATGGTTCAAAAGATGAAATTATTCGAGCTATTAAAAAGTTAAATGATTTAAATCTTGAAATAAATGAAAAAAATTTAGAATCTTGTCTTGATACAGCAGGTATGGGAGATGTTGATATTTTAATAAGAACAAGTGGAGAAATTAGACTTTCAAACTATCTTCTATGGCAAAATGCTTATGCAGAAATGTTTTTTACTCAAACTTATTGGCCTGATTTTACTGAATCTGAACTAGATGATATTTTAAGTGATTTTAGTAAAAGAGAGAGACGTTTTGGAGGTATTTAG
- a CDS encoding ankyrin repeat domain-containing protein translates to MFNFFKVNEDLFYKELFSENLDVSKIQRYINRGIDLNKKDEKGRSILFSLVAKKKLDAIKILLLNGANINLEDTYGKTVLDEACERSDGMMVRFLIENGFNINRKNSSGRTILQDIALLGNQKMFQILMTYNPDFDIKDSYGKTVLFDAVEGENLTILKDVVNNLDSLNTLDENHQTALFRAVLKDDINISSTLILNGINVNFLDKDGQNVLFNAILQGAKNIPLIELLAKKNINMNIVDNHNKNIIDELLHIVDLQKNGPKDLEGKYKLITPDKDYLPLALLFIDNGLEIDKIHEDGKTTLQREIENKNFSNAEFLVNCGANVNVSDENNKNIIYKEILKGYSNYKMMDFLVLKGANLDARDLDEKSVVDDIVEIIAINKGFKKPNPQLTLYIKEDEKYDVLLKKVLTYRPNIETQRLDGKNILFDLVLYNDFDTLRTIINYGVNLNISDKHGCTPLMYMVEEGLKLKDKKDREAFVERLVNFLKYRINIDIQDNDGRTVIHKAVIANDLTVVEKLLTKKADLTIKDIHGRTALHHTQWHGNYKIARWLIAAGADMNQPDNSGFTLLNYAAIFGHARLVVALVASGVLMYNRNPKNRKVAQFFKDRQKNLDKLVSANISDTKMKNALEEVVENLKKEINEALV, encoded by the coding sequence GTGTTTAATTTTTTTAAGGTAAATGAAGACCTTTTTTATAAAGAGTTATTCTCTGAAAATTTAGATGTTAGCAAAATTCAAAGATACATAAATAGAGGAATTGATTTAAATAAAAAAGATGAAAAAGGGCGTTCTATACTTTTTTCATTAGTTGCTAAGAAAAAATTAGATGCAATTAAAATTTTATTGTTAAATGGTGCAAATATAAATTTAGAAGATACTTATGGAAAAACTGTTTTAGATGAAGCTTGTGAAAGATCTGACGGTATGATGGTTAGATTTTTAATTGAAAATGGTTTTAATATAAATAGAAAAAATAGTTCAGGTAGAACAATTTTACAAGATATTGCTTTACTTGGCAATCAAAAAATGTTCCAAATCTTAATGACATATAATCCTGATTTTGATATAAAAGATAGTTATGGAAAAACCGTTTTATTTGATGCTGTTGAAGGTGAAAATTTAACTATTTTAAAAGATGTTGTAAATAACTTAGACAGTTTAAATACATTGGATGAAAATCATCAAACCGCACTTTTCAGGGCAGTTTTAAAAGATGATATAAATATATCTTCAACTTTGATTTTAAATGGTATCAATGTAAATTTTTTAGATAAAGATGGACAGAATGTTCTTTTTAATGCTATTTTACAAGGGGCTAAAAATATACCTTTAATAGAACTTCTTGCTAAAAAAAATATAAATATGAATATTGTCGATAATCATAATAAAAATATTATTGATGAACTTTTACATATTGTTGATTTACAAAAAAATGGACCTAAAGATTTAGAAGGTAAATATAAATTAATTACTCCTGATAAGGATTATTTACCTTTAGCACTTTTATTTATAGATAACGGTTTAGAAATTGATAAAATTCATGAAGATGGAAAAACAACACTCCAAAGAGAAATAGAAAATAAGAATTTTTCAAATGCAGAATTTTTAGTAAATTGTGGTGCAAATGTAAATGTAAGTGATGAAAATAATAAAAATATCATTTACAAAGAGATTTTAAAAGGTTATTCAAACTACAAAATGATGGATTTCTTAGTATTAAAAGGTGCAAATCTTGATGCTAGAGATTTAGATGAAAAAAGTGTAGTTGATGATATCGTAGAAATTATTGCAATTAATAAAGGTTTTAAAAAACCAAATCCTCAATTAACACTTTATATAAAAGAAGATGAAAAGTATGATGTTTTACTTAAAAAAGTACTAACCTATCGACCAAATATTGAAACACAGAGATTAGATGGAAAAAATATTTTATTTGATTTAGTTTTATATAATGATTTTGATACATTAAGAACAATTATAAATTATGGTGTAAATTTAAATATTTCAGATAAACATGGTTGTACACCTTTGATGTATATGGTTGAAGAAGGATTGAAACTAAAAGATAAAAAAGATAGAGAAGCTTTTGTTGAAAGATTAGTAAATTTCTTAAAATATAGAATAAACATTGATATTCAAGATAATGATGGAAGAACAGTTATTCATAAAGCTGTAATTGCAAATGATTTAACAGTTGTTGAAAAATTGCTTACAAAAAAAGCAGATTTAACGATTAAAGATATTCATGGAAGAACAGCACTTCATCATACTCAATGGCATGGGAATTATAAAATTGCACGTTGGTTAATTGCTGCTGGTGCAGATATGAATCAACCAGATAATTCAGGTTTTACTTTACTTAATTATGCGGCAATTTTTGGACATGCAAGATTGGTTGTAGCATTGGTGGCTTCTGGAGTTTTAATGTATAATAGAAATCCAAAAAATAGAAAAGTTGCACAATTTTTCAAAGATAGACAGAAAAATTTAGATAAATTGGTAAGTGCAAATATAAGTGATACAAAAATGAAAAATGCTTTAGAAGAAGTTGTAGAAAATTTAAAAAAAGAGATAAATGAAGCTTTAGTTTAA
- the trmA gene encoding tRNA (uridine(54)-C5)-methyltransferase TrmA — MNCKYFGICASCTLFDKTYEEQLNYKIQRKKERFSNFTTMEFDIIKSSESNFRNRAEFRIWWEKDAEGNEILSYAMNDFKKNILKIDSCEMVSPHIKELMPKLITKLESDLELSYKLFAVEFLGSSTNDMLVTLIYHKKLEENWITKAKEIESALNIKIIGRSRKQKIVLTNDYINETLNITNQDFFFAYEENGFTQPNTKVNIQMIQWVLNNTQASTKDLCELYCGGGNFTIPLSTKFRKVLATEISKTSIKSALRNCKLNNISTISFIRMSAEEFVQGLNKVRVFNRLKDINLDDYEFDTIFMDPPRSGLDDTTRALAKDFSNIIYISCNPETLHRDLEELTKTHEIVRFALFDQFAFTNHIESGVILKRK; from the coding sequence ATGAATTGTAAATATTTTGGTATTTGTGCATCTTGTACACTTTTTGATAAAACTTATGAAGAACAACTAAACTACAAAATTCAAAGGAAAAAAGAGAGATTTTCTAACTTTACAACAATGGAATTTGATATTATCAAAAGTAGTGAGTCAAATTTTAGAAATCGTGCAGAGTTTAGAATTTGGTGGGAAAAAGATGCAGAGGGAAATGAGATTTTATCTTATGCTATGAATGACTTCAAAAAAAATATTTTAAAAATTGATTCATGTGAAATGGTAAGCCCTCATATAAAAGAGCTTATGCCAAAACTTATAACAAAGTTAGAAAGTGATTTAGAACTCTCTTATAAACTTTTTGCCGTTGAATTTTTAGGAAGTTCAACAAATGATATGTTAGTAACTTTGATTTATCATAAAAAACTTGAAGAGAATTGGATAACAAAAGCAAAAGAAATTGAGTCAGCATTAAATATAAAAATCATAGGAAGAAGTAGAAAACAAAAAATTGTTTTAACAAATGACTACATAAATGAAACTTTAAATATCACTAATCAAGATTTCTTTTTTGCTTATGAAGAAAATGGTTTCACTCAACCAAATACAAAAGTAAATATCCAAATGATTCAATGGGTTTTAAATAACACTCAAGCTTCAACAAAAGATTTATGTGAGTTATATTGTGGTGGTGGAAATTTTACAATACCCTTATCTACAAAATTTAGAAAAGTTTTAGCCACAGAAATTTCAAAAACTTCTATAAAATCAGCTTTGAGAAACTGTAAATTAAATAATATTTCAACTATTAGTTTTATACGTATGAGTGCCGAAGAGTTTGTACAAGGACTAAATAAAGTAAGAGTTTTCAATAGATTAAAAGATATAAATTTAGATGATTATGAATTTGATACTATTTTTATGGACCCACCGCGTTCAGGTCTTGATGATACAACAAGAGCATTAGCAAAAGATTTTTCTAATATTATCTATATTTCATGTAATCCAGAAACTTTACATAGAGACTTAGAAGAGCTAACAAAAACACATGAAATCGTAAGATTTGCACTATTCGACCAGTTTGCTTTTACAAATCATATTGAAAGTGGTGTGATTTTGAAAAGAAAATAG
- the glmU gene encoding bifunctional UDP-N-acetylglucosamine diphosphorylase/glucosamine-1-phosphate N-acetyltransferase GlmU, whose amino-acid sequence MFNKSIIILAAGQGTRMKSDTPKVLHKISGKPMLYYSIKEALKLSDDITVVLFHQFEKVKAEIEKYFSNINFVIQDHKNYPGTGGAVMGITPKYEKVLVLNGDMPLIQASELEKFEINATIVMSVLELDSADGYGRVIIENGNVKKIVEQKDATPEELAITTANAGIYQFETKFLLENLPKLNNNNAQKEYYITDLVEMAISQGKVLKPLVVNEENFKGVNSKVELADAEVIHQNRIKKEFMKAGVIMRLPDTIYIEDGVQIEGESIIENGVSLLGNSKIINSHIKTNSVVEDSIVKDSDVGPMGRIRPGSELNKTHIGNFVETKKAILNGVKAGHLSYLGDCSIDEGTNIGCGTITCNYDGVNKHQTIIGKNVFVGSDTQFVAPVNIEDDVLIGAGSTVTGNVKKGELYLTRAKAKVIDGYFYKHFSSKKK is encoded by the coding sequence ATGTTTAATAAATCAATAATTATACTTGCTGCTGGGCAAGGTACAAGAATGAAATCAGATACTCCAAAGGTATTACATAAGATTTCTGGAAAACCAATGTTATATTATTCAATAAAAGAGGCTTTAAAATTAAGTGATGATATTACAGTGGTTTTATTCCATCAATTTGAAAAGGTAAAAGCAGAGATTGAAAAATATTTTTCAAATATAAATTTTGTAATTCAAGACCATAAAAATTATCCTGGAACTGGTGGAGCAGTTATGGGAATAACTCCAAAATATGAAAAAGTTTTGGTTTTAAATGGTGATATGCCACTTATTCAAGCAAGTGAATTAGAAAAATTTGAAATAAATGCAACTATTGTAATGTCAGTTTTAGAGTTAGATAGCGCAGATGGATATGGAAGAGTAATTATTGAAAATGGAAATGTTAAAAAAATAGTTGAACAAAAAGATGCAACACCTGAAGAGTTAGCAATAACAACTGCAAATGCAGGAATTTATCAATTTGAAACAAAATTTTTACTTGAAAATCTTCCAAAATTAAACAATAACAATGCTCAAAAAGAGTATTACATCACTGATTTAGTGGAAATGGCAATTTCTCAAGGAAAAGTTTTAAAACCACTTGTTGTAAATGAAGAAAATTTTAAAGGTGTAAATTCAAAAGTTGAATTAGCTGATGCTGAAGTGATTCATCAAAATAGAATTAAAAAAGAGTTTATGAAAGCTGGCGTAATCATGAGATTACCTGATACTATTTATATAGAAGATGGTGTGCAAATTGAGGGTGAATCTATTATTGAAAATGGTGTTTCACTTCTAGGAAATTCAAAAATTATAAACTCACATATTAAAACAAACAGTGTTGTTGAAGACTCAATTGTAAAAGATAGCGATGTTGGACCAATGGGACGAATACGACCAGGAAGTGAACTTAATAAAACTCACATAGGAAATTTTGTTGAAACAAAAAAAGCTATTTTGAATGGTGTAAAAGCTGGACACCTTTCATATCTTGGAGATTGTTCTATTGATGAGGGAACAAATATTGGTTGTGGAACAATTACTTGTAATTACGATGGAGTTAATAAACATCAAACAATTATTGGTAAAAATGTATTTGTGGGAAGTGATACACAATTTGTGGCACCTGTAAATATTGAAGATGATGTTTTAATTGGTGCTGGCTCAACAGTAACTGGAAATGTAAAAAAAGGTGAGTTATATCTTACTCGTGCAAAAGCAAAAGTTATTGATGGTTACTTTTACAAACATTTTTCAAGTAAAAAGAAGTAA
- a CDS encoding prepilin peptidase, producing MEVFSFIFGICIGSFLNVLIIKLPKNESIFTKTRSKCPSCNHTILWYHNIPLFSYLFLKAHCAYCGVKISFQYFLVELLSGIITLLLFLKLGLNLEFVFVMILSYVLIVLSFIDLKYKAVPDYLLLVALILSFFATNFSMTEAFYNAFLFSGAVVLLNFVITFYIQNIKSKLLKDESLKTQEALGEGDIPIIAMIGVILGDAGVFAIFLAAFFAIIPAIYSNIIKKDIQTPFIPYLVLGFYTEYFFNLKTFIKVFF from the coding sequence TTGGAGGTATTTAGTTTTATTTTTGGTATCTGTATAGGTTCTTTTTTAAATGTTTTAATCATAAAACTTCCTAAAAATGAATCTATATTTACAAAAACTAGAAGTAAATGCCCTTCATGTAATCATACAATTCTTTGGTATCATAATATCCCATTATTCTCTTATTTATTTTTAAAAGCTCATTGTGCTTATTGTGGAGTAAAAATCTCATTCCAATATTTTTTAGTTGAATTGTTAAGTGGAATTATTACTTTATTATTATTTTTAAAATTAGGATTAAATTTAGAATTTGTTTTTGTGATGATTTTATCTTATGTGTTAATTGTTTTATCTTTTATTGATTTAAAATACAAAGCAGTTCCTGATTATCTACTTTTAGTGGCTTTAATTTTGTCTTTTTTTGCCACAAATTTTTCTATGACAGAAGCTTTTTATAATGCTTTTTTATTTAGTGGAGCAGTTGTTTTACTAAATTTTGTAATAACTTTTTATATTCAAAATATAAAATCAAAACTTTTAAAAGATGAAAGTTTAAAAACGCAAGAAGCTTTAGGAGAAGGAGATATTCCAATCATTGCAATGATTGGAGTCATCCTTGGAGATGCAGGTGTATTTGCTATATTTTTAGCTGCTTTTTTTGCTATAATACCTGCAATCTATTCAAATATAATAAAAAAAGATATTCAAACTCCATTTATTCCTTATTTAGTTTTGGGATTTTATACTGAATATTTTTTTAATTTAAAAACATTTATAAAGGTCTTTTTTTGA
- a CDS encoding helicase-related protein encodes MKENWQEQLQTLLNCDLKTLYPLARSLNRKLEFYVGPTNSGKTYNAMQKLKEANSGLYLAPLRLLALEGYEDLKESKINASLITGEEQMLDEEAAHVCSTIEMLDFDLDVDVAVIDEVQMLEDPDRGWAWVNAIIGCPAKKIIMTGSVNALDAIKRIATYLGEELEIIKHQRKNELKVLPKWTSLEKLEDGTALIAFSRSDVLKLKQKLQKKYSVSVIYGNLSPEVRRDEAKRFREKKTQILIATDAIAMGLNLPIKTILFTTDEKFDGKSRRKITVNEIVQIAGRAGRYGHFEAGYLGATRRDVLAYIAQEFESPIRTIKPPFKVKINNNQLESLASHIKTNSLTKVLKFFADNMYFSGPFRAANISSMLEAAKIVDTRFNLKLEDKYLLAQAPITTKSTIILQAYESYIASVIKKRVCHYKPSITLPKKAITQKDLLLVEDEVKKISLYLWLSYKMPELFPDHDKAYILRNSFNSFIEKSLKGNLIEEDNSEKSYPKKRFTKEKKENNMKKNYKPRSRKTI; translated from the coding sequence ATGAAAGAAAATTGGCAAGAACAACTACAAACCTTATTAAACTGTGATTTAAAAACTTTATATCCATTAGCAAGAAGTCTAAATCGAAAACTAGAGTTTTATGTAGGTCCTACAAATAGTGGGAAAACATATAATGCAATGCAAAAATTAAAAGAGGCAAATTCTGGACTTTATTTAGCACCTTTACGACTTTTAGCACTAGAAGGTTATGAGGATTTAAAAGAATCAAAAATAAATGCTTCACTTATTACTGGTGAAGAACAAATGTTAGATGAAGAAGCTGCACATGTTTGTTCAACTATTGAAATGTTAGATTTTGACTTAGATGTTGATGTTGCTGTTATTGATGAAGTTCAAATGCTAGAAGACCCTGATAGAGGTTGGGCATGGGTAAATGCTATTATTGGATGTCCTGCAAAAAAAATCATTATGACAGGAAGTGTAAATGCTCTTGATGCTATAAAAAGAATTGCAACTTATTTGGGTGAAGAATTAGAAATCATAAAACATCAAAGAAAAAATGAGTTAAAAGTTTTACCAAAATGGACTTCTTTAGAAAAACTTGAAGATGGAACAGCATTGATTGCTTTTTCAAGAAGTGATGTTTTAAAATTAAAACAAAAATTGCAAAAGAAATATTCTGTTTCTGTTATTTATGGAAATTTATCTCCTGAAGTAAGACGTGATGAAGCAAAAAGATTTAGAGAGAAAAAAACACAAATTCTAATTGCAACAGATGCAATTGCAATGGGATTAAATCTTCCAATTAAAACTATTTTATTTACAACAGATGAAAAATTTGATGGAAAGAGTAGAAGAAAAATAACAGTTAATGAAATAGTACAAATAGCTGGTCGAGCAGGAAGATATGGACATTTTGAAGCTGGATATTTAGGTGCAACAAGAAGAGATGTTTTAGCTTATATAGCTCAAGAATTTGAATCTCCAATTAGAACTATAAAACCGCCATTTAAAGTAAAAATAAATAACAATCAACTAGAAAGCTTAGCAAGTCATATAAAAACTAATTCTTTAACAAAAGTATTAAAATTTTTTGCAGATAATATGTATTTTTCAGGACCTTTTAGAGCTGCTAATATTTCATCTATGCTTGAAGCTGCAAAGATAGTTGATACAAGATTTAATTTAAAACTTGAAGATAAATATCTTCTTGCACAAGCTCCAATCACTACAAAATCAACAATTATTTTACAAGCTTATGAATCATATATTGCAAGCGTGATTAAAAAAAGAGTTTGTCATTATAAACCTTCAATTACACTACCCAAAAAAGCAATCACTCAAAAGGATTTGCTTTTAGTAGAAGATGAGGTTAAAAAAATCTCTTTATATTTATGGCTTTCATATAAAATGCCTGAACTTTTCCCAGACCATGATAAAGCTTATATTTTAAGAAATTCGTTTAATAGTTTTATTGAAAAATCTTTAAAAGGAAATTTGATTGAAGAAGATAATTCTGAAAAATCATATCCTAAAAAAAGATTTACAAAAGAGAAAAAAGAAAATAATATGAAAAAAAATTATAAACCAAGAAGTAGAAAAACAATTTAA